CACTTCCACAATAAAGCAttgtttgtttttcttaaatcatTTGGAGACAATCGAACCTAACCCAAAAAACACTGCATAATTTGTAGTATTGGACATTAAGCACAAACCCTTTGCATAATCAAGAGTTGAAATCTAACTTTTTATGGCCTATATTAAGTGGCATCTAATCATTTCATCACATTTCATTATTATTCAATGATGTTGTAATGTcaagataattttttaaaagaatcATATATGTTAATATAATTTTGCTGACTTTAACCTCAACTAGCCTAGCCTAACATAATCCATCAAAATTTACTTTGAACTCAAAGtaagccacaaaaaaaaaactaacacaAGGTTTGTAAATCAGGATTTAAAATGATTCTACTTTTGCCTCTCAAAAGAAACTGCCACCAAACTGATTTAAGCTCTATGCAAATGCCCCTTTAAGTTTAAAACTTGATATAAACATTGAAAGAAGTAAAGAGGTTAGTACTAAACATTTTAGAAGTGAAATCAGTGCTGCCCAATGGACTGAATGCACAGCGAAAAAGAGGATGAAAATTGAATATTTAAGCTTCAATTTCAGTAATTAATTTTCTATTACATATATAGCTAAAACATAACAAAACAAATACCTTAAAAACAATCCCAGTTGTTCGTCTAACTCTAAAAGATTGAAAAATCTATCCTAGGTATATAACACATAGCGCTCTCAGTTAAACCTATGCAATCTCTTTTTACTCCAGTAGACTTCCAACTCtattctttcttgttctttttcttttttgtttttgaccAGTAGGGTTCTGAAATTGCATGATCTATTGATGAAATTTATTCAAGATGTCCATCACCAACTGCTCAAACAGCATCCTCAAGAGAATTCCGGGTAGCCAGCTCATTCAATAGGCCTAAATATTCTCCGAGTTGAGCCAACCCAAAGCCTACCACATTTGTTCCATTAGGCTGATCTGGGATAAATTGTGCTGCTGAAAAAACTCTTGAACACCCAGTGCTTACTGTTGTTCCAAGAGACATTTTTTTTTCGAGCTAAAAAAAACAATGGAAAAATAGATTAGCATCAGCTTTACTTATGCTCAATGGTAAGCATTGCACTCCAGTCAAATTTCAAGTGCTTAGAGCTTATGAAGAAGAGCAGTTTTGGCAATGACTAACCAAACAATCTGATTATTCAACTGATGCAAAGAATATACTTCCTAAAAGCATGGCACCACAGGAGCTACCTTAGTCTGTGGAATGTCTCTCCAATTATAGCATATTCAAATCTAGTCCAAAAATATCATGGTTTCACCTATATCATACATTTAGGATGAAACATTTTGCATTTAGGGAATCTCACCGTAAGCATGGAGGCTAGATAGTTTATAACATTCGCCATGTTTTCCCCTGCATTgagattatgaaaaaaaaaccaACCCCCTCAACCCCCATCACATCAACCAGAAAAAAAAGGTCTCCAAACTAAGTTCTGAGTTTTGTTTCCCATCTTATCAACAGCTCATTCATCCTTCAAAAAGAACAACCTCAAAAATTTAAGACCTGTTTGGCATCATTGTTGTTTCTATGTTTCCGTTTCTCTACAAATTAGTGAAATAGAACTTCAtgattgatgctgaagataacaTTTTCCAAAATTCTGTTATTCCTTGCTTTTATTTTCGCTCATTTTTGAAAGCAATAAAACTTTGCTTCCAAAAGCTCTGAAACTTCTATAAACAATTTCAAAAAGCAAAAGGGTTTCATCATGCAAGTTGTTCAGTCTAGttcatttcttcttcttgggTTTTTGAAATCAAAAACAGGCAAACTAAGCGCTACCAAACGGGCCCTTAGTTGTATGTATAAATTTATTTCTTATGGTTTAAATCTATCTATtatgtattcccatgggaaaaAGACTTGGTTTTCAGCAGGCTTACATAAGAAAAATCATAGGTTTGAGTGGAATAAATACCCAATACTCTCATATGGGACATCTTCTAAGAAGACATGCCATAATTGCTCCAAGAAACTAAGACCTAATCTTCAACACGTCTAAGTACAACCCTCGAAGGTGAGAAATGGTCACGCTCTGACCTGAGTACTTTTTTTCACAAAAGGAAGAACTAAGTTGCGcaatttttcaaagaaaaagacaataatACCAACACCGCAGCATTCAAAGAGATGAGGGAAAAAACCCCCAAtaaaaattaatctaaaatgGATAACAAGGATCACGAAAGAATGACTAAGATCCTAGATTCATGCGAGGAATTATAAAAATGCCAGCCCTCTACAGAGATTGAGTCGGACGGGATAAAACGGTTAGAAGCGAACGTACCCTGAGATAGGAGAGCTTTATACTCCCATAGACAACGCCAAAGGTGAAGGCCGATGCACGAGCCACCTATTGGAGCGATACAGAGAAAGATTAAGCAAGCGTGGAGAAGAAATTGATGGAGAAGAGCGagtaagagagggagagaacgaGAGCCTTACGAAAGCAAGGGTGCTGACGCCGGAGTAAGGACCTGGAACCGCCATAGAAACAGTAAACGAAGAGCAGCAGAAGCAGCAGCTACGAAGAGAGATCTGAGGCTCAGGAATAAAACTCGGGAATGCCGGCTGCCCAAAACCCTAGGGGAGCTCTTCTTTTGTGGTGTAACcatacgagcccgagcccgagcccgagccaacGCAACCCAGATTAACTAGGTTGggttttatgatatttttttttttttttttttgatctcttTGCTAAAAAGCTTAAGGGATCCATTTCGTCCGTAGAaaacaaagggaaaaaaaatatgatcaaataaaaaataacttatatactatgaaagttttcaaaaaaaaatatttttatagaaataagatttttatattttatgtcaaatataaatttatataaaatataaaaaagtttaATATTAATTggctgaaaattaaaaaaaatatttttaagcttctatatattttttttgaaaaatagtatataaaaattatttttataaatatttattagattaaaaaattaatatttttttttaagaaccaaATAAGCCTTTTTTTAAGAGAATAGCGGAATGTCGGCTCCTCACTCCAATAGCCCAAAAGTCGCCGCCTCACCGAACCTGTTATTTTTATGTTCTCCTCTGGTCTATAAAATCTAGCCCAAGACTGTCCCTCCTCTGCGATCCAGCGGTGGCAACAattgaagaagaggaggagaagaagatggcATCGGAACAGCAGGTGAGGGCTTCGCACATCCTGATAAAGCACGAGGGATCGCGGCGGAAGGCCTCCTGGAAGGACCCCGACGGCCGGATCATCTCCGCCACCACCAGGGACGCCGCCGTCCGCCAGCTCCGCGCCCTCCGTGATGACATCATCGCCGGCAAGGCTCGCTTTGAGGACGTCGCCGCCCGCCACTCGGACTGCAGCTCCGCCAAGCGCGGCGGCGATCTGGgtatgcccccccccccccccccccccccccccccctccctatCAGATTTGATCCGATGTTCGGACATTAGGGTTAGGGTCAGGGTTTTCCTGATCGTTGGGATTCTGTTGTTCTCTtcgtttttctcttttttgcttCCATGATGCGTTAGTCGGAActaaacctttttctttttccttgataAGATTTGggctttttcttgattttgttcaggaacttttttctttgtttgtgaAGTGTTTTTGATTCATGGGTGTGTGCTTCTCAATTTCAAAGGCATGGTTGTATTTAGAGTTTAGGTTTTGATGAAAGAATGTAATTTTGATTCTTTCTGCCGCTGCTTTTGGCATGTAGAAATACTTTCTTGCgttaaaatatttatgtaaataatttgaattcatttaatgGCTGGCTGTTAACAATGAATGAACTGAGATTCCATGCTTAAGAATCGTGTGGTTCAATAAATTAATGCCATATGAGAGTTAATTTTGTAGGTTAGGACTTTATGTATGCTGCATCTTCTGGAAATATGCGTTCTGTTCATCTGCTAGAAATATGTGATAGTGATctgtttattttctatttttttgaaagGAAAAGGAGGCGAGAGGGTGCTAGCCAGCTTAGATGGTGGTCACCAGGTGCCAAATACCGGTGACTTGGGTTCAAAACCCGCCATCATCTTTCTCCCGTCTTAGTTTTATAAAAACTAAAATAATAAACATAGAAAGGAAAAGAGGGGAGACTGTTTATGGAACTTTTGCTTCGAGATAATGACATTATAtatatcaaggtcaaatcactGTTACCTAGACACCTGCATCTAACTCGAAAAATCCATGTCAGATATGTATACAAATCGAATCAGATACATATTGGATGCTTGGATATTTATGAAACTTTTTGGTAACCATTTTTAGAGActagaagaaaattaaactcttCCAACAATATGTGAGTTGAACTATTCCAACAATAAGTTTGATCCTCAAGTTTGATATTAGAAGTGAGTAGTTCATTTCAAGGTTTGCTAAGGTTATAGGTATTAAAATAACTttgtaaaatattattttgttaaTATCTTTAAGTTGGTTGCGATGTTTGAACGAAAAACATGCATATTGAAAGGTCTTAACTAACAATgactttttaatattttcattttaatatttaaagagATAATGTTTTAAAGGTATAAATTTATAGTTTAGTTATATTTATATGTCATCCTACATATCCTtgcatctttctttttctttcttgctgaGCTAGACACTTGGGTATATGTCCAAGTCTGATTCTTGTAGTACATTATATCTCATCTATTtcacattattatttttttttatctaacTGCTTGTTATTTACTTTTGTTGTCATTAGAGAAATATTATATTCTATATTTACCCAAAAAATTGATAAGTGGCTGATATGTAGCCACTAAATTGGAATCAAGAGGCAATGGTGTGTTCTTTCAACATCTTCCCCACAATTAGAATTTGGAGGAACAGTATATGGGTGTAGTCTTAAGAGGAGTTAATGTATTATTGCAAGGG
Above is a genomic segment from Phoenix dactylifera cultivar Barhee BC4 chromosome 2, palm_55x_up_171113_PBpolish2nd_filt_p, whole genome shotgun sequence containing:
- the LOC103719898 gene encoding peptidyl-prolyl cis-trans isomerase Pin1-like — its product is MASEQQVRASHILIKHEGSRRKASWKDPDGRIISATTRDAAVRQLRALRDDIIAGKARFEDVAARHSDCSSAKRGGDLGRFGRGQMQKPFEEATFALKMGEMSDTVDTDSGVHIILRTG